From a region of the Dermatophagoides farinae isolate YC_2012a chromosome 3, ASM2471394v1, whole genome shotgun sequence genome:
- the Drp1 gene encoding dynamin related protein 1 isoform X1 translates to MESLIPIINKLQDVFNTIGAESIQLPQIVVVGTQSSGKSSVLESIVGRDFLPRGAGIVTRRPLILQLQYVDKEDKSIRDVSEGTMNLDEWAKFLHTKNKVYSDFEDVRREIEAETERITGNNKGISPEPINLKIYSYRVVNLTLVDLPGITKIPVGDQPLDIEQQTREMILSYISNPNSIILAVTPANTDFATSEALKIAREVDKDGRRTLSVVTKLDLMDAGTDAIDVLCGRIIPVKLGIIGCVCRSQQDIINKKSIEDALKDEAIFLQRKYPSLANRNGTMYLAKTLNRLLMHHIRDCLPELKTRVNMLISQFQSVMNSYGMAIDDKGQTLLQIITKFASSYCSTIEGTANNIETAELCGGARICYIFHETFSRTLDSIHPLSGLTTIDILTAIRNATGTRPALFIPEVSFELLVKRQIRRLEEPSLRCVELVHEEMQRIIQHCGTEVQQEMLRFPKLHEKIVDVVTQLLRRRLPTTNDMVENIVGIELAYINTKHPDFHDAQLVSSLFNKQTKQTNKEFDQQRHQQQQPKMLNNDMTFMQNMQQHNVQNQTFAKPNSAFSGSQPNLFRSFVSNKGETLNNNVNDVETSSQSSTNANTPIASPVKSVNLLPEVPSTTNVRKLTPKEEHDCQVIERLIRSYFLIIRKNIQDSVPKSIMHFLVNYVKDNLQSELVTHLYKQENFDYLLKESDQIAIRRQEANEMLKALQRANIIIGEIRETHIW, encoded by the exons atggaatcacTAATACCAATCATAAATAAACTACAAGATGTATTCAATACGATCGGTGCCGAAAGTATTCAGCTGCCACAgattgttgtcgttggtACGCAATCATCGGGAAAATCTTCCGTATTGGAATCGATTGTTGGACGTGATTTTTTACCTCGTGGTGCCGGAATCGTCACTCGCCGTCCGTTGATATTGCAATTACAATATGTCGATAAAGAGGATAAATCAATACGCGATGTATCCGAAGGAACCATGAATCTTGATGAATGGGCCAAGTTTTTACATACTAAAAACAAAGTGTATTCCGATTTTGAAGATGTACGACGAGAGATTGAAGCTGAGACTGAACGAATCACTGGAAATAATAAGGGAATTTCTCCAGAAccaattaatttgaaaatatacTCTTATCGAGTTGTTAATTTGACTCTAGTCGATTTACCGGGTATAACCAAAATTCCAGTTGGTGATCAACCATTGgatattgaacaacaaacacgcgaaatgattttatcatatatatcgaatccaaattcaataatattggCTGTAACACCGGCAAACACAGATTTTGCAACTTCAGAAGCATTGAAAATTGCTCGTGAAGTTGATAAAGATGGACGACGTACGCTTTCAGTGGTGACCAAATTAGATCTTATGGATGCTGGTACAGATGCCATTGATGTATTATGTGGTCGTATAATTCCAGTAAAATTAGGCATCATCGGTTGTGTGTGTCGATCACAACAAGACATAATCAATAAGAAATCCATTGAAGATGCATTAAAGGATGAGGCTATTTTTCTGCAAAGAAAATATCCTTCTTTGGCCAACCGTAATGGGACAATGTATTTAGCCAAAACTTTGAATAgg CTCTTGATGCATCACATTCGCGATTGTTTGCCAGAATTGAAAACTCGTGTTAATATGCTCATCTCACAATTTCAATCGGTTATGAATTCCTATGGAATGGCTATCGATGACAAA GGTCAAACTTTGTTGCaaataataaccaaatttgcatcatcatattgttcGACAATCGAAGGTACCgctaataatattgaaacgGCCGAACTTTGTGGTGGTGCTCGAATCTGTTATATTTTTCATGAGACATTTAGCCGTACTTTAGATTCTATACATCCTTTATCTGGCCTAACTACTATCGATATCTTAACGGCTATTCGCAATGCTACT GGTACTCGTCCAGCATTGTTTATACCCGAAGTATCATTCGAATTATTGGTCAAGCGACAGATTCGTCGTTTGGAAGAACCAAGTCTTCGATGTGTAGAATTGGTTCATGAAGAGATGCAACGTATCATTCAACATTGTGGTACTGAAGTTCAG CAAGAAATGTTACGTTTTCCAAAACTTCATGAAAAAATCGTCGATGTTGTTACACAATTATTGCGACGACGTCTGCCTACGACTAATGACATGGTAGAAAATATTGTCGGCATTGAATTGGCGTACATTAATACAAAACATCCAGATTTTCATGATGCTCAATTGGTCAGTTCATTGTTTAACAAACAGACGAAACAAACCAACAAAgaatttgatcaacaacggcatcaacaacaacagccaaaaatgttgaacaatGATATGACATTCATGCAGAATATGCAACAGCATAATGTCCAGAATCAAACGTTTGCAAAACCCAATTCGGCGTTTAGTGGAAGTCAACCAAATCTGTTTCGATCATTCGTATCGAATAAAGGCGAAACATTAAATAACAATGTGAATGATGTTGAAACATCATCACAAAGTTCTACTAATGCGAACACTCCGATAGCATCTCCTGTTAAATCAGTAAATCTACTTCCAGAAGTG CCCAGCACGACGAACGTTAGAAAACTTACGCCGAAAGAAGAACATGACTGTCAAGTAATTGAACGTCTTATTCGCTcatattttttgatcattagaaaaaacattcaagaTTCCGTACCGAAATCCATAATGCATTTTTTGGTCAACTATGTTAAAGATAACCTTCAATCAGAATTGGTTACACATTTAtataaacaagaaaattttgattatttattgaaaGAATCAGATCAGATTGCCATCCGCCGTCAAGAGGCTAATGAAATGCTCAAG GCATTACAACGAGCAAACATTATAATTGGAGAAATTCGCGAGACGCATATTTGgtag
- the Drp1 gene encoding dynamin related protein 1 isoform X2 encodes MESLIPIINKLQDVFNTIGAESIQLPQIVVVGTQSSGKSSVLESIVGRDFLPRGAGIVTRRPLILQLQYVDKEDKSIRDVSEGTMNLDEWAKFLHTKNKVYSDFEDVRREIEAETERITGNNKGISPEPINLKIYSYRVVNLTLVDLPGITKIPVGDQPLDIEQQTREMILSYISNPNSIILAVTPANTDFATSEALKIAREVDKDGRRTLSVVTKLDLMDAGTDAIDVLCGRIIPVKLGIIGCVCRSQQDIINKKSIEDALKDEAIFLQRKYPSLANRNGTMYLAKTLNRLLMHHIRDCLPELKTRVNMLISQFQSVMNSYGMAIDDKGQTLLQIITKFASSYCSTIEGTANNIETAELCGGARICYIFHETFSRTLDSIHPLSGLTTIDILTAIRNATGTRPALFIPEVSFELLVKRQIRRLEEPSLRCVELVHEEMQRIIQHCGTEVQQEMLRFPKLHEKIVDVVTQLLRRRLPTTNDMVENIVGIELAYINTKHPDFHDAQLVSSLFNKQTKQTNKEFDQQRHQQQQPKMLNNDMTFMQNMQQHNVQNQTFAKPNSAFSGSQPNLFRSFVSNKGETLNNNVNDVETSSQSSTNANTPIASPVKSVNLLPEPSTTNVRKLTPKEEHDCQVIERLIRSYFLIIRKNIQDSVPKSIMHFLVNYVKDNLQSELVTHLYKQENFDYLLKESDQIAIRRQEANEMLKALQRANIIIGEIRETHIW; translated from the exons atggaatcacTAATACCAATCATAAATAAACTACAAGATGTATTCAATACGATCGGTGCCGAAAGTATTCAGCTGCCACAgattgttgtcgttggtACGCAATCATCGGGAAAATCTTCCGTATTGGAATCGATTGTTGGACGTGATTTTTTACCTCGTGGTGCCGGAATCGTCACTCGCCGTCCGTTGATATTGCAATTACAATATGTCGATAAAGAGGATAAATCAATACGCGATGTATCCGAAGGAACCATGAATCTTGATGAATGGGCCAAGTTTTTACATACTAAAAACAAAGTGTATTCCGATTTTGAAGATGTACGACGAGAGATTGAAGCTGAGACTGAACGAATCACTGGAAATAATAAGGGAATTTCTCCAGAAccaattaatttgaaaatatacTCTTATCGAGTTGTTAATTTGACTCTAGTCGATTTACCGGGTATAACCAAAATTCCAGTTGGTGATCAACCATTGgatattgaacaacaaacacgcgaaatgattttatcatatatatcgaatccaaattcaataatattggCTGTAACACCGGCAAACACAGATTTTGCAACTTCAGAAGCATTGAAAATTGCTCGTGAAGTTGATAAAGATGGACGACGTACGCTTTCAGTGGTGACCAAATTAGATCTTATGGATGCTGGTACAGATGCCATTGATGTATTATGTGGTCGTATAATTCCAGTAAAATTAGGCATCATCGGTTGTGTGTGTCGATCACAACAAGACATAATCAATAAGAAATCCATTGAAGATGCATTAAAGGATGAGGCTATTTTTCTGCAAAGAAAATATCCTTCTTTGGCCAACCGTAATGGGACAATGTATTTAGCCAAAACTTTGAATAgg CTCTTGATGCATCACATTCGCGATTGTTTGCCAGAATTGAAAACTCGTGTTAATATGCTCATCTCACAATTTCAATCGGTTATGAATTCCTATGGAATGGCTATCGATGACAAA GGTCAAACTTTGTTGCaaataataaccaaatttgcatcatcatattgttcGACAATCGAAGGTACCgctaataatattgaaacgGCCGAACTTTGTGGTGGTGCTCGAATCTGTTATATTTTTCATGAGACATTTAGCCGTACTTTAGATTCTATACATCCTTTATCTGGCCTAACTACTATCGATATCTTAACGGCTATTCGCAATGCTACT GGTACTCGTCCAGCATTGTTTATACCCGAAGTATCATTCGAATTATTGGTCAAGCGACAGATTCGTCGTTTGGAAGAACCAAGTCTTCGATGTGTAGAATTGGTTCATGAAGAGATGCAACGTATCATTCAACATTGTGGTACTGAAGTTCAG CAAGAAATGTTACGTTTTCCAAAACTTCATGAAAAAATCGTCGATGTTGTTACACAATTATTGCGACGACGTCTGCCTACGACTAATGACATGGTAGAAAATATTGTCGGCATTGAATTGGCGTACATTAATACAAAACATCCAGATTTTCATGATGCTCAATTGGTCAGTTCATTGTTTAACAAACAGACGAAACAAACCAACAAAgaatttgatcaacaacggcatcaacaacaacagccaaaaatgttgaacaatGATATGACATTCATGCAGAATATGCAACAGCATAATGTCCAGAATCAAACGTTTGCAAAACCCAATTCGGCGTTTAGTGGAAGTCAACCAAATCTGTTTCGATCATTCGTATCGAATAAAGGCGAAACATTAAATAACAATGTGAATGATGTTGAAACATCATCACAAAGTTCTACTAATGCGAACACTCCGATAGCATCTCCTGTTAAATCAGTAAATCTACTTCCAGAA CCCAGCACGACGAACGTTAGAAAACTTACGCCGAAAGAAGAACATGACTGTCAAGTAATTGAACGTCTTATTCGCTcatattttttgatcattagaaaaaacattcaagaTTCCGTACCGAAATCCATAATGCATTTTTTGGTCAACTATGTTAAAGATAACCTTCAATCAGAATTGGTTACACATTTAtataaacaagaaaattttgattatttattgaaaGAATCAGATCAGATTGCCATCCGCCGTCAAGAGGCTAATGAAATGCTCAAG GCATTACAACGAGCAAACATTATAATTGGAGAAATTCGCGAGACGCATATTTGgtag
- the Drp1 gene encoding dynamin related protein 1 isoform X3, producing the protein MESLIPIINKLQDVFNTIGAESIQLPQIVVVGTQSSGKSSVLESIVGRDFLPRGAGIVTRRPLILQLQYVDKEDKSIRDVSEGTMNLDEWAKFLHTKNKVYSDFEDVRREIEAETERITGNNKGISPEPINLKIYSYRVVNLTLVDLPGITKIPVGDQPLDIEQQTREMILSYISNPNSIILAVTPANTDFATSEALKIAREVDKDGRRTLSVVTKLDLMDAGTDAIDVLCGRIIPVKLGIIGCVCRSQQDIINKKSIEDALKDEAIFLQRKYPSLANRNGTMYLAKTLNRLLMHHIRDCLPELKTRVNMLISQFQSVMNSYGMAIDDKGQTLLQIITKFASSYCSTIEGTANNIETAELCGGARICYIFHETFSRTLDSIHPLSGLTTIDILTAIRNATGTRPALFIPEVSFELLVKRQIRRLEEPSLRCVELVHEEMQRIIQHCGTEQEMLRFPKLHEKIVDVVTQLLRRRLPTTNDMVENIVGIELAYINTKHPDFHDAQLVSSLFNKQTKQTNKEFDQQRHQQQQPKMLNNDMTFMQNMQQHNVQNQTFAKPNSAFSGSQPNLFRSFVSNKGETLNNNVNDVETSSQSSTNANTPIASPVKSVNLLPEVPSTTNVRKLTPKEEHDCQVIERLIRSYFLIIRKNIQDSVPKSIMHFLVNYVKDNLQSELVTHLYKQENFDYLLKESDQIAIRRQEANEMLKALQRANIIIGEIRETHIW; encoded by the exons atggaatcacTAATACCAATCATAAATAAACTACAAGATGTATTCAATACGATCGGTGCCGAAAGTATTCAGCTGCCACAgattgttgtcgttggtACGCAATCATCGGGAAAATCTTCCGTATTGGAATCGATTGTTGGACGTGATTTTTTACCTCGTGGTGCCGGAATCGTCACTCGCCGTCCGTTGATATTGCAATTACAATATGTCGATAAAGAGGATAAATCAATACGCGATGTATCCGAAGGAACCATGAATCTTGATGAATGGGCCAAGTTTTTACATACTAAAAACAAAGTGTATTCCGATTTTGAAGATGTACGACGAGAGATTGAAGCTGAGACTGAACGAATCACTGGAAATAATAAGGGAATTTCTCCAGAAccaattaatttgaaaatatacTCTTATCGAGTTGTTAATTTGACTCTAGTCGATTTACCGGGTATAACCAAAATTCCAGTTGGTGATCAACCATTGgatattgaacaacaaacacgcgaaatgattttatcatatatatcgaatccaaattcaataatattggCTGTAACACCGGCAAACACAGATTTTGCAACTTCAGAAGCATTGAAAATTGCTCGTGAAGTTGATAAAGATGGACGACGTACGCTTTCAGTGGTGACCAAATTAGATCTTATGGATGCTGGTACAGATGCCATTGATGTATTATGTGGTCGTATAATTCCAGTAAAATTAGGCATCATCGGTTGTGTGTGTCGATCACAACAAGACATAATCAATAAGAAATCCATTGAAGATGCATTAAAGGATGAGGCTATTTTTCTGCAAAGAAAATATCCTTCTTTGGCCAACCGTAATGGGACAATGTATTTAGCCAAAACTTTGAATAgg CTCTTGATGCATCACATTCGCGATTGTTTGCCAGAATTGAAAACTCGTGTTAATATGCTCATCTCACAATTTCAATCGGTTATGAATTCCTATGGAATGGCTATCGATGACAAA GGTCAAACTTTGTTGCaaataataaccaaatttgcatcatcatattgttcGACAATCGAAGGTACCgctaataatattgaaacgGCCGAACTTTGTGGTGGTGCTCGAATCTGTTATATTTTTCATGAGACATTTAGCCGTACTTTAGATTCTATACATCCTTTATCTGGCCTAACTACTATCGATATCTTAACGGCTATTCGCAATGCTACT GGTACTCGTCCAGCATTGTTTATACCCGAAGTATCATTCGAATTATTGGTCAAGCGACAGATTCGTCGTTTGGAAGAACCAAGTCTTCGATGTGTAGAATTGGTTCATGAAGAGATGCAACGTATCATTCAACATTGTGGTACTGAA CAAGAAATGTTACGTTTTCCAAAACTTCATGAAAAAATCGTCGATGTTGTTACACAATTATTGCGACGACGTCTGCCTACGACTAATGACATGGTAGAAAATATTGTCGGCATTGAATTGGCGTACATTAATACAAAACATCCAGATTTTCATGATGCTCAATTGGTCAGTTCATTGTTTAACAAACAGACGAAACAAACCAACAAAgaatttgatcaacaacggcatcaacaacaacagccaaaaatgttgaacaatGATATGACATTCATGCAGAATATGCAACAGCATAATGTCCAGAATCAAACGTTTGCAAAACCCAATTCGGCGTTTAGTGGAAGTCAACCAAATCTGTTTCGATCATTCGTATCGAATAAAGGCGAAACATTAAATAACAATGTGAATGATGTTGAAACATCATCACAAAGTTCTACTAATGCGAACACTCCGATAGCATCTCCTGTTAAATCAGTAAATCTACTTCCAGAAGTG CCCAGCACGACGAACGTTAGAAAACTTACGCCGAAAGAAGAACATGACTGTCAAGTAATTGAACGTCTTATTCGCTcatattttttgatcattagaaaaaacattcaagaTTCCGTACCGAAATCCATAATGCATTTTTTGGTCAACTATGTTAAAGATAACCTTCAATCAGAATTGGTTACACATTTAtataaacaagaaaattttgattatttattgaaaGAATCAGATCAGATTGCCATCCGCCGTCAAGAGGCTAATGAAATGCTCAAG GCATTACAACGAGCAAACATTATAATTGGAGAAATTCGCGAGACGCATATTTGgtag